One genomic window of Plasmodium coatneyi strain Hackeri chromosome 12, complete sequence includes the following:
- a CDS encoding ATP synthase subunit gamma, producing the protein MAWNNKLLICAEQCALNNLSIMAKRNFASDNLRSLSLRMKSIKSIQKITKAMKMVAASKFKGDQRRLENCKHFSTPLTDIFNKLNKQEMHKKNEDLAIVAISSDKGLCGSVNSSVSRVCKKLLENEQVDNELVNNIAPNKIYVYGIGEKIRSALNRLHGDKFEAIYNEYNKIPINFLTCAYIAERIIKKNHSNLLIVYNNFKSAISFDTKILSVFSEKQLKKMNKKELATFEFEPELDHIFKDIYEFYFASLIYNCIIENLAAEQSARMTAMDNASSSATEMLDALSLKYNRARQSKITLELIEIISGANAL; encoded by the exons ATGGCATGGAACAACAAACTGCTAATTTGCGCAGAACAATGCGCACTGAACAACCTGAGCATAATGGCGAAGAGAAACTTCGCAAGCGACAACCTCAGATCCTTATCGCTCCGAATGAAGTCAATCAAGTCCATCCAGAAAATCACGAAAGCAATGAAAATGGTTGCCGCATCCAAATTTAAAGGGGACCAAAGAAGGTTAGAAAATTGCAAACACTTCTCTACCCCACTAACAGATATATTTAACAAATTAAACAAACaagaaatgcacaaaaaaaatgaagacctTGCAATCGTCGCCATCTCATCAGACAAAGGACTATGCGGTAGTGTCAATTCTTCTGTCTCTAgagtttgcaaaaaattattagaAAATGAACAAGTGGACAACGAACTTGTCAATAACATTGCCCCCAATAAAATTTACGTGTATGGtataggagaaaaaatcagATCAGCTTTAAATAGATTGCATGGAGATAAATTTGAAGCCATCTACAATGAGTACAATAAAATTCCCATAAATTTCctcacatgtgcatatattgcCGAAcgtataataaaaaagaaccacAGTAATTTGCTCATTGTTTACAATAATTTTAAGTCAGCCATATCTTTTGATACGAAAATATTAAGTGTTTTTTCGGAGAAgcaacttaaaaaaatgaacaaaaaggagcTAGCCACTTTTGAGTTTGAGCCCGAACTTGATCATATTTTTAAGGACATTTATGAGTTCTACTTTGCCTCCCTCATTTATAACTGCATCATAGAGAATTTGGCCGCCGAGCAG TCCGCCCGAATGACAGCTATGGACAACGCCTCCTCTAGTGCCACCGAAATGCTGGACGCCCTTTCTCTGAAGTATAACAGGGCGAGACAG
- a CDS encoding 30S ribosomal protein S15, with protein sequence MNILSRAFKRNNLHVFPPKDHHVPFIRCAKRYESRVKAHRYTGITAIKTHAQKTEWYLKAERDFLAERNQIPNGFIGLWQYDDIKHLRKNMINMLHLNCANNKQLHKYKKLCIRRCLQRRPFDTGSAPVQIGCLTEKILNLRAHLILRCKDHPKKRTMSIWLARRQKLMKYLYKTDFELYKHTCNLLKIKCILFAIPDSRDRSKAINAAAVDGDRCKFLIRQKLWKGKYRPRPMKDPKGQTIRYTRHPIEQPPSDYALPKEYKPQISNSWPYGVKENYQKGIYTVYNPTAPGLGYCPVPMLF encoded by the coding sequence ATGAACATCCTCAGTAGAGCGTTTAAACGAAATAATCTCCACGTATTTCCACCCAAGGATCACCATGTACCCTTCATTAGATGCGCAAAACGATATGAATCCAGAGTGAAGGCCCATAGATATACAGGCATAACTGCCATAAAAACACATGCCCAAAAAACAGAGTGGTATTTAAAAGCCGAAAGAGACTTTCTAGCGGAACGGAATCAAATACCAAACGGGTTCATAGGCCTATGGCAATATGATGACATAAAACacttgagaaaaaatatgataaatATGCTACATCTGAATTGTGCCAACAACAAACaattacataaatataaaaagttgTGTATAAGAAGATGTCTTCAGAGAAGACCATTCGATACTGGAAGCGCACCTGTTCAAATTGGATGCTTAACGGAAAAGATCCTAAATTTAAGGGCTCACTTAATTCTCAGATGTAAGGATCAtccgaaaaaaagaaccatgtccatttggctagctagaagacaaaaattaatgaagTACCTATACAAAACAGATTTCGAATTATACAAACATACATGCAATTTGctaaaaattaaatgcaTATTATTTGCCATCCCAGATTCAAGAGATCGATCCAAAGCCATCAATGCTGCTGCTGTGGATGGAGATAGATGTAAATTTCTAATTAGGCAAAAATTATGGAAAGGCAAATATAGACCCAGACCTATGAAAGATCCCAAAGGACAAACTATTAGATATACGAGACACCCCATAGAGCAACCTCCATCTGATTATGCACTTCCCAAGGAGTATAAACCACAGATTTCAAATTCGTGGCCTTATGGTGTTAAGGAAAATTATCAAAAAGGGATCTACACTGTGTATAATCCTACAGCCCCTGGTTTGGGTTACTGTCCCGTCCCTATGCTGTTTTAG
- a CDS encoding Rab5B protein, translating to MGCTSSSQRPTSTRNINIVTSASEQQKKNDTKVKIVLLGDSGVGKSSIALYLCHGRFSDKHQVTIGAAFLHHTIELKNGVTMKLHIWDTGGQERFRSMAPLYYRDAYGAVVVYDSNNVESFNSLKYWINEIKSNGSRNCCIMVVANKKDLPQKLNSEMVMKFCEQENVSFIECSAKTGENINTLFEKIASRIYLRFKEVLYYNGP from the exons ATGGGATGCACATCAAGTTCACAAAGACCAACTTCGACCAGAAACATCAACATTGTGACGTCTGCATCGgagcagcaaaaaaaaaacgatacGAAAGTGAAGATTGTTTTATTAGGGGACAGTGGAGTTGGGAAGTCTAGTATCGCCCTATACCTGTGCCACGGTCGTTTTTCCGATAAGCACCAGGTGACAATAGGAGCTGCCTTTCTGCACCACACCATTGAGCTTAAAAATG GAGTCACTATGAAACTGCACATTTGGGATACAGGAGGGCAGGAGCGATTTCGGTCCATGGCGCCGCTGTATTATCGCGATGCCTACGGGGCGGTAGTCGTGTATGACTCGAA CAACGTGGAATCTTTCAACTCGCTCAAGTACTGGATTAATGAAATAAAGTCGAATGGATCGAGAAACTGTTGCATCATGGTGGTcgcaaataaaaaggacCTTCCGCAAAAGCTGAATTCGGAg ATGGTGATGAAGTTCTGCGAACAAGAAAATGTGTCCTTTATCGAATGCTCCGCCaag aCCGGTGAGAATATTAACaccctttttgaaaaaatag CAAGCCGCATTTATTTGAGATTCAAAGAAGTGTTATATTACAATGGCCCATAA
- a CDS encoding RNA-binding protein encodes MAFTHLCGVQAPQTPSTINTFLTKAQHDITLTAADTRIFIKNIKTGVTIDQFKNSLEQYGAMQVYFYEPGTNDDGWAWVGFESKEAAQRVVEESEKARELEEANNENNENDDNVENVENNENNPKDEENERADSNSFYAENDDENQENQEEDEDSDDY; translated from the coding sequence ATGGCCTTTACACACCTCTGCGGGGTCCAGGCTCCCCAAACACCCTCCACCATCAACACCTTCTTGACCAAGGCTCAACATGACATCACGCTAACTGCAGCTGACACCagaatttttataaaaaacataaaaacagGCGTGACCATAGATCAGTTTAAAAATTCCCTTGAGCAGTACGGAGCCATGCAAGTTTACTTTTACGAACCAGGAACTAATGATGACGGCTGGGCCTGGGTTGGATTTGAGAGTAAGGAAGCTGCCCAAAGAGTTGTAGAAGAATCCGAAAAGGCAAGAGAGCTGGAAGAGGcaaataatgaaaataacGAAAATGATGACAATGTAGAAAACGTCGAGAATAATGAAAATAACCCAAAGGACGAAGAAAATGAACGCGCAGATTCAAACAGCTTTTACGCTGAAAATGATGATGAAAATCAAGAGAACcaggaggaagatgaagacAGCGACGACTATTAA